The Paracoccus sediminicola genome has a segment encoding these proteins:
- a CDS encoding class II 3-deoxy-7-phosphoheptulonate synthase, producing the protein MTQDPRTVPAAQNWDKAGWRSYPRVQMPDYPDPTALSAVEAQLAKYPPLVFAGEARTLRAHLADVAQGKAFLLQGGDCAESFGEFSADNIRDTFKVMLQMAVVLTWGAQLPVVKVGRMAGQFAKPRSAPTETQGGTELPSYRGDIINGFDFTAEARIPDPQRMLAAYTQAAASLNLLRAFSTGGFADMHRVQSWIADFVGGPEAERYRDIASRISDAMAFMKAAGVTADIAPELGEVEFYTSHEALLLEYEEALARVDTTTGLPVAGSGHMIWIGDRTRQPDGAHVEFCRGVQNPIGLKCGPTTTEEDLKVLMEKLNPQNEAGRLTLIARFGAGKVGDNLPRLIRTVQQEGANVVWSCDPMHGNVIKSSTGYKTRPFDSILREVREFFAVHKAEGTIPGGVHFEMTGKDVTECTGGVRAVTDEDLSDRYHTACDPRLNASQSLELAFLVAEELRNRRTAEDMARSKAG; encoded by the coding sequence ATGACGCAGGATCCGCGCACCGTCCCCGCCGCCCAGAACTGGGACAAGGCCGGCTGGCGCAGCTATCCGCGGGTGCAGATGCCGGATTATCCCGACCCGACGGCGCTGAGCGCTGTCGAGGCGCAATTGGCGAAATACCCGCCCTTGGTCTTCGCCGGCGAGGCGCGGACGCTTCGCGCTCATCTGGCCGATGTCGCCCAGGGCAAGGCGTTCCTGTTGCAGGGCGGGGATTGCGCCGAAAGCTTCGGAGAATTCAGCGCCGACAATATTCGCGACACGTTCAAGGTCATGCTGCAAATGGCCGTTGTGCTGACCTGGGGGGCGCAGCTTCCCGTGGTCAAGGTCGGCCGCATGGCCGGTCAGTTCGCCAAGCCGCGCTCTGCCCCGACCGAGACGCAGGGCGGAACCGAGCTGCCGAGCTATCGCGGCGATATCATCAACGGGTTCGATTTCACCGCCGAAGCGCGCATTCCCGATCCGCAGCGTATGCTGGCAGCCTATACCCAGGCGGCGGCGTCGCTGAACCTGCTGCGGGCCTTCTCGACCGGCGGTTTCGCCGACATGCACCGGGTGCAAAGCTGGATCGCCGATTTCGTCGGCGGCCCCGAGGCAGAGCGCTATCGCGACATTGCCAGCCGGATCAGCGATGCCATGGCCTTCATGAAGGCGGCGGGTGTCACGGCCGATATCGCGCCCGAGCTGGGCGAGGTGGAGTTCTATACCAGCCACGAGGCTCTGCTGCTGGAATATGAAGAGGCTCTGGCGCGGGTCGATACGACGACCGGGCTGCCGGTGGCGGGATCGGGTCACATGATCTGGATCGGCGACCGCACCCGTCAGCCAGACGGCGCGCATGTCGAATTCTGCCGCGGCGTGCAGAACCCGATCGGGCTGAAATGCGGTCCGACGACGACCGAGGAGGATCTGAAGGTCCTGATGGAGAAGCTGAACCCGCAAAACGAGGCGGGCCGTCTGACGCTGATCGCGCGCTTCGGGGCGGGCAAGGTGGGCGACAACCTGCCCCGTCTGATCCGCACCGTTCAGCAGGAAGGCGCCAATGTCGTCTGGTCCTGCGATCCGATGCACGGCAATGTCATCAAATCCTCGACCGGCTACAAGACGCGCCCATTCGATTCGATCCTGCGCGAGGTCCGCGAGTTCTTTGCCGTTCACAAGGCCGAGGGCACCATCCCCGGCGGCGTGCATTTCGAGATGACCGGCAAGGACGTGACCGAATGCACCGGCGGGGTTCGCGCGGTGACGGATGAGGATCTCTCGGATCGCTATCACACCGCGTGCGATCCGCGGTTGAATGCCAGCCAGTCGCTGGAGCTGGCCTTCCTCGTCGCGGAAGAACTGCGCAACCGCCGCACCGCTGAAGATATGGCGCGCAGCAAGGCGGGCTGA
- a CDS encoding ABC transporter substrate-binding protein: MKHLLLATAASALIAGTAGAEEVKLGLHLGFTGPLESMAPDISAGAKAAAQEVSDSGQFLDGSTVVTSESDTTCIDAAAGTAAAERQVAEGARVMVGGQCSGETIAALENVAIPNGVMMISPSATSPALTTIEDQGLFFRTAPSDARQGEVIAQLMMDKGIESVAITYTNNDYGKGLADSIQAAFEEQGGSVTTSAAHDDGKGDYSAEVAALAAAGGDALVVAGYVDQGGSGVTRAALDTGAFDMFIFPDGMVGQELVDRFGSEIEGSMGINPAAEGDGRDRFMELSEAAGFDGSSAYAGEAYDAAALILLAMQAAGSSDPAAAKEEVMNVANAPGEEILPGDLAKGLELLAAGEDIDYVGATAVELVEPGESAGSYRETTITDGALEVVGFH, from the coding sequence ATGAAACATCTGCTTCTCGCCACCGCTGCCTCCGCGCTGATCGCAGGGACCGCCGGGGCCGAAGAGGTCAAGCTGGGTCTCCATCTGGGCTTCACCGGCCCGCTGGAATCCATGGCGCCCGACATTTCCGCCGGTGCCAAGGCCGCCGCGCAGGAAGTCAGCGATTCCGGGCAGTTCCTGGATGGCTCAACGGTCGTGACTTCGGAATCCGACACCACCTGCATCGACGCTGCCGCCGGCACCGCCGCGGCCGAGCGTCAGGTCGCCGAGGGCGCGCGCGTCATGGTCGGCGGCCAGTGCTCGGGCGAAACCATTGCCGCGCTTGAAAACGTGGCGATTCCGAACGGCGTGATGATGATTTCGCCCTCGGCCACCTCGCCGGCGCTGACCACGATCGAGGATCAGGGCCTGTTCTTCCGCACCGCGCCCTCGGATGCGCGCCAGGGTGAAGTCATCGCACAGCTGATGATGGATAAGGGCATCGAATCGGTCGCCATCACCTATACCAACAACGATTACGGCAAGGGGCTGGCGGACAGCATCCAGGCCGCGTTCGAGGAACAGGGCGGCAGCGTCACCACCTCGGCCGCGCATGACGACGGCAAGGGCGACTATTCGGCCGAAGTCGCGGCGCTCGCGGCAGCTGGCGGCGATGCGCTCGTCGTGGCGGGCTATGTCGACCAGGGCGGCTCGGGCGTGACCCGCGCGGCGCTCGACACCGGCGCCTTCGACATGTTCATCTTCCCCGACGGCATGGTCGGTCAGGAGCTGGTCGACCGCTTCGGCTCGGAAATCGAGGGCTCGATGGGCATCAACCCCGCCGCCGAAGGCGATGGCCGCGACCGCTTCATGGAACTGTCCGAGGCCGCCGGCTTCGACGGCAGCTCGGCCTATGCCGGTGAAGCCTATGACGCCGCCGCGCTGATCCTGCTGGCCATGCAGGCTGCGGGTTCGTCCGATCCGGCCGCCGCCAAGGAAGAGGTGATGAATGTCGCCAACGCCCCGGGCGAGGAAATCCTGCCGGGCGATCTGGCCAAGGGTCTGGAACTTCTCGCCGCAGGTGAGGACATCGACTATGTCGGCGCCACCGCCGTCGAGCTGGTCGAGCCGGGCGAAAGCGCAGGCTCCTACCGCGAGACCACCATCACCGATGGGGCGCTCGAGGTCGTGGGCTTCCACTGA
- a CDS encoding ABC transporter ATP-binding protein: MIQVENLHKKFGGFSAVDGASLTIETGSITGLIGPNGAGKSTLFNVIAGVHAPTEGRVIMDGEDITGLPPHELFHKGLLRTFQLAHEFSTMTVRENLMMVPAGQAGESLINTWFGRGRIRAQEKALREKADEVLEFLTIDHLADEKAGNLSGGQKKLLELGRTMMVDAKIVFLDEVGAGVNRTLLMTIADAITRLNKERGYTFCVIEHDMDFIGKLCDPVIVMAEGKVLAEGSADSIMQNEAVIEAYLGRGLKNKEMIGA; this comes from the coding sequence ATGATCCAGGTCGAGAACCTGCATAAGAAGTTCGGCGGCTTCTCCGCCGTGGATGGCGCCAGCCTGACCATCGAAACCGGCTCGATCACCGGGCTGATCGGCCCGAACGGTGCCGGAAAATCCACGCTCTTCAACGTGATCGCCGGGGTTCATGCCCCGACCGAGGGCCGCGTCATCATGGATGGCGAGGACATCACCGGCCTTCCCCCGCATGAGCTGTTCCACAAGGGTCTGCTGCGTACCTTTCAGCTCGCCCATGAATTCAGCACCATGACCGTGCGCGAGAATCTGATGATGGTCCCCGCCGGTCAGGCCGGTGAAAGCCTCATCAACACATGGTTCGGCCGCGGCCGGATCCGCGCACAGGAAAAGGCGCTGCGCGAAAAGGCTGACGAAGTGCTGGAATTCCTGACCATCGACCATCTGGCGGACGAAAAGGCCGGCAATCTGTCGGGCGGACAGAAGAAACTGCTGGAGCTCGGTCGCACGATGATGGTGGACGCCAAGATCGTCTTTCTCGACGAGGTCGGCGCCGGCGTGAACCGCACCCTGCTGATGACCATCGCCGACGCCATCACCCGGCTCAACAAGGAACGCGGCTACACGTTCTGCGTGATCGAGCACGACATGGATTTCATCGGCAAGCTGTGCGATCCGGTCATCGTCATGGCCGAGGGCAAGGTGCTGGCCGAAGGCAGCGCCGACTCCATCATGCAGAACGAAGCCGTTATCGAGGCCTATCTGGGCCGCGGGCTGAAGAACAAGGAGATGATCGGCGCATGA
- a CDS encoding ABC transporter ATP-binding protein: MSDSDPFGGRGNRDASIVNTHGRGEIDGSRRSGPTSEGRAGDPFLIGENMTGGYGKGPDILHDCTIAVEKGEIAVIVGPNGAGKSTAMKAIFGMLNLREGSVRLNGRDITELNPQDRVKAGMGFVPQVNNIFPSMTVEENLEMGAFIRDDDFRGTMDQVFDLFPILKEKRRQAAGELSGGQRQQVAVGRSLMTQPSLLMLDEPTAGVSPIVMDELFDRIIEIARTGLPVLMVEQNAKQAMNIADKAYVLVQGANAHTGTGQELMANEEVRRTFLGG, translated from the coding sequence ATGAGCGACAGCGATCCCTTCGGCGGGCGCGGCAATCGCGACGCCTCCATCGTCAACACACATGGCCGCGGCGAGATCGACGGCTCGCGCCGGTCCGGTCCCACCTCGGAGGGCCGCGCGGGCGATCCCTTCCTGATCGGCGAGAACATGACCGGCGGCTATGGCAAGGGCCCCGACATCCTGCATGATTGCACCATCGCCGTCGAAAAGGGCGAGATCGCGGTGATCGTCGGCCCGAACGGGGCCGGAAAATCCACCGCCATGAAGGCGATCTTCGGGATGCTGAACCTGCGCGAAGGCTCGGTCCGGCTGAATGGCCGCGACATCACCGAGCTGAACCCGCAGGACCGCGTCAAGGCCGGGATGGGCTTTGTGCCGCAGGTCAACAACATCTTTCCCTCGATGACCGTCGAGGAGAATCTCGAAATGGGTGCCTTCATCCGCGACGACGATTTCCGCGGCACCATGGATCAGGTCTTCGATCTTTTCCCGATCCTCAAGGAAAAGCGCCGCCAGGCCGCGGGCGAGCTGTCCGGCGGTCAGCGCCAGCAGGTCGCGGTGGGCCGCTCGCTGATGACCCAGCCCAGCTTGCTGATGCTCGACGAACCCACGGCGGGGGTCTCGCCCATCGTCATGGACGAGCTTTTCGACCGCATCATCGAGATCGCCCGCACCGGACTGCCGGTGCTGATGGTCGAACAGAACGCTAAACAGGCCATGAATATCGCCGACAAGGCTTATGTCCTCGTGCAGGGTGCGAATGCGCATACCGGCACCGGACAGGAACTCATGGCCAATGAAGAGGTGCGCCGCACCTTCCTGGGAGGCTGA
- a CDS encoding branched-chain amino acid ABC transporter permease, producing MELLNALVVFLNFVFIPAAAYGAQLALGALGVTLIYGILRFSNFAHGDTMAFGTAVTILATWGLQSLGVGLGPLPVALIALPIGIAGCAVAMLLTDRAVYRFYRRKKSDPIILVMASVGVMFVMNGLTRLLIGVDEIRFDDGARFVINVRDFREMTGLSEGLALRTTQVITLVVAVIVVWALFWFLNRTRSGKAMRAYSDNEDLALLSGIDPERVVRMTWIIAAALATIAGTMYGLDKAFKPFNYFQLLLPIFASAIVGGLGSPVGAIAGGFIVAFSEVAVTYPWKRVVEYLGIDTGSSLLQLLSTEYKFAVSFIILIVVLLFRPTGLFRGKSV from the coding sequence ATGGAACTGCTCAACGCGCTCGTCGTGTTCCTGAATTTCGTGTTCATCCCCGCCGCCGCCTATGGCGCGCAGCTTGCGCTGGGCGCGCTCGGGGTGACGCTGATCTATGGCATTCTGCGCTTTTCGAACTTCGCGCATGGCGACACCATGGCCTTCGGCACGGCTGTCACCATTCTTGCCACCTGGGGCCTGCAATCGCTGGGTGTCGGCCTCGGCCCGCTGCCGGTGGCGCTGATCGCACTGCCCATCGGCATTGCCGGCTGCGCGGTGGCGATGCTGCTGACCGACCGCGCCGTCTATCGCTTCTATCGGCGCAAGAAATCCGATCCGATCATTCTGGTCATGGCCTCGGTCGGGGTGATGTTCGTGATGAACGGCCTCACCCGCCTGCTGATCGGCGTGGATGAGATCCGCTTCGATGACGGGGCGCGCTTCGTCATCAATGTGCGCGACTTCCGCGAGATGACCGGCCTGTCGGAAGGGCTTGCACTGCGCACCACCCAGGTCATCACGCTGGTCGTGGCAGTGATCGTGGTCTGGGCACTGTTCTGGTTCCTGAACCGGACCCGCTCGGGCAAGGCGATGCGGGCCTATTCGGATAACGAGGATCTGGCGCTTCTGTCCGGCATCGACCCCGAGCGTGTCGTGCGCATGACCTGGATCATCGCCGCGGCGCTGGCGACCATAGCCGGGACCATGTATGGGCTCGACAAGGCATTCAAACCGTTCAACTATTTCCAGCTTCTGCTGCCGATCTTCGCCTCGGCCATCGTTGGCGGTCTGGGCAGCCCGGTCGGCGCCATCGCGGGCGGCTTCATCGTCGCCTTTTCCGAGGTCGCCGTGACCTATCCGTGGAAGCGGGTGGTCGAGTATCTCGGCATCGATACCGGAAGCTCGCTGCTGCAATTGCTGTCGACCGAATATAAGTTCGCCGTCAGCTTCATCATCCTGATCGTGGTGCTGCTGTTCCGGCCGACCGGCCTGTTCCGCGGCAAATCGGTGTAA
- a CDS encoding branched-chain amino acid ABC transporter permease produces the protein MATTRQAEATSRWRAPLIFAILAVLFVLEGTTSNALFTGSWNTSLSMLNMGLISAVMALGLNMQWGYAGLFNSGVVGFIAIGGLAPVLISVAPVEGAWAAGGTRVMFALIVGLGTLALTAMVWQRAPRNLRVIGIIAVLLVGFFAYRFLFDPAVQAIEANQAAQYGNLGGLGLPVLLSWPVGGLFAAAAAWGVGKVALGLRSDYLAIATLGIGEIIVAVLKNEEWLARGVKNVTGIPRPVPYEINLQQDPEFVQRAANWGMNSAELSGIVVKLSYAGLFAAVLILMIVLAELSLKSPWGRMMRSIRDNETAAEAMGKDVTGRHLQVFVIGSAVIGVAGAMMITHDGLMAPTQYNPLRYTFLIWVMVIVGGSGNNLGAALGGVLIWFLWIKAESWGPQLIGLLTGPMPAGDLKSHLLQSAPHMRFIAMGLVLLLVLRFAPRGLVPEK, from the coding sequence ATGGCAACGACACGACAGGCCGAAGCCACCAGCCGCTGGCGCGCCCCTCTGATCTTCGCGATCCTCGCCGTGCTTTTCGTGCTCGAAGGCACGACCAGCAATGCGCTGTTCACCGGCTCGTGGAACACCTCGCTTTCGATGCTGAACATGGGGCTGATCTCGGCTGTCATGGCGCTCGGGCTGAACATGCAATGGGGTTATGCGGGGCTGTTCAACTCTGGCGTGGTGGGCTTCATCGCCATTGGCGGGCTCGCCCCGGTGCTGATCTCGGTCGCGCCGGTCGAGGGCGCCTGGGCCGCCGGCGGCACACGGGTGATGTTCGCGCTGATCGTCGGGCTCGGCACGCTGGCGTTGACCGCGATGGTCTGGCAGCGCGCGCCCCGCAATCTGCGCGTGATCGGCATCATCGCCGTTCTGCTGGTCGGCTTCTTCGCCTATCGCTTCCTGTTCGATCCCGCCGTTCAGGCGATCGAGGCCAACCAGGCCGCGCAATATGGCAATCTCGGCGGGCTCGGCCTGCCGGTGCTGCTGTCCTGGCCGGTGGGCGGGCTGTTCGCCGCCGCGGCCGCCTGGGGTGTCGGCAAGGTCGCGCTCGGGCTGCGCTCGGATTATCTGGCCATCGCCACGCTCGGCATTGGCGAGATCATCGTCGCGGTGCTCAAGAACGAGGAATGGCTGGCCCGCGGCGTCAAGAACGTCACCGGCATCCCGCGCCCCGTCCCTTACGAAATCAATCTCCAGCAGGACCCGGAATTCGTGCAGCGCGCGGCGAATTGGGGCATGAACTCGGCCGAGCTGTCGGGCATCGTCGTCAAGCTCAGCTATGCCGGGCTGTTCGCGGCGGTGCTGATCTTGATGATCGTGCTGGCCGAGCTGTCGTTGAAATCGCCCTGGGGCCGGATGATGCGCTCGATCCGCGACAACGAGACCGCCGCCGAGGCGATGGGCAAGGATGTCACCGGGCGGCATTTGCAGGTCTTCGTGATCGGTTCGGCGGTGATCGGCGTCGCGGGCGCGATGATGATCACCCATGACGGGCTGATGGCGCCGACGCAATATAACCCGCTGCGCTATACCTTCCTGATCTGGGTGATGGTGATCGTCGGCGGCTCGGGGAACAATCTCGGCGCGGCGCTTGGCGGGGTGCTGATCTGGTTCCTCTGGATCAAAGCGGAGAGCTGGGGCCCGCAGCTGATCGGGCTGCTGACCGGGCCGATGCCCGCCGGCGATCTGAAATCGCATCTGCTGCAAAGCGCGCCGCATATGCGCTTTATCGCGATGGGGCTGGTGCTGCTTCTGGTGCTGCGCTTCGCACCGCGAGGGCTGGTCCCCGAAAAATAG
- a CDS encoding CAP domain-containing protein, which produces MSRPPLYSLIAVTAAATLSVAACAPENAATAGDTENLIEVIPAADPTLPDPAVQAIGPVCAAPNAALVAEMQQQINAERERLGKSPVDFVENLTFAAQAHACDMATMGRPTVVGSNGSSVVHRVRAVEYTACSSAQLIGRSGDAYAQSAAWMNQAPDEEILIHQKFDDAGVGVVQQGGRFWWSVVMADNCS; this is translated from the coding sequence ATGTCCCGCCCGCCGCTTTATTCCCTGATCGCCGTCACCGCTGCGGCCACGCTGTCCGTCGCCGCCTGCGCGCCGGAAAACGCCGCCACCGCTGGCGATACCGAGAATCTGATCGAAGTCATTCCGGCGGCCGATCCGACGCTGCCCGATCCGGCGGTTCAGGCTATCGGCCCGGTCTGCGCCGCGCCGAATGCGGCGCTGGTGGCCGAGATGCAGCAGCAGATCAATGCCGAGCGCGAGCGGCTGGGGAAATCTCCGGTCGATTTCGTCGAGAACCTGACCTTCGCCGCGCAGGCTCATGCCTGCGACATGGCGACGATGGGACGGCCGACTGTGGTCGGATCGAATGGGTCCTCGGTGGTGCATCGGGTGCGGGCGGTGGAATATACCGCCTGTTCCTCGGCACAGCTGATCGGCCGCAGCGGGGATGCCTATGCGCAATCGGCGGCCTGGATGAACCAGGCGCCGGACGAAGAGATCCTCATCCATCAGAAATTCGACGATGCCGGTGTCGGCGTGGTCCAGCAGGGCGGGCGCTTCTGGTGGTCGGTGGTGATGGCCGATAATTGCAGCTGA
- the guaA gene encoding glutamine-hydrolyzing GMP synthase has product MTQHQRLLIIDFGSQVTQLIARRLRELDVYCEIHPYQNVTDATLAEIAPRAVILSGGPDSVTREGSPRAPDALWSMGVPVFGICYGQQVMMTQLGGRVEAGHHAEYGRAFVTPAPGHRKDGIFAGLSDREQVWMSHGDRVTELAPGFEVIGTSPNAPFAITADESRGFFAVQFHPEVHHTPNGKTMLENFIRMAGFTGDWTMAAYRDEAIRKIREQVGDKKVICGLSGGVDSSVAAVLIHEAIGDQLTCVFVDHGLLRLNEAEEVVTMFRDNYNIPLIHADESELFIGALEGVSDPEVKRKTIGRLFIDVFQKYANDIEGAEFLAQGTLYPDVIESVSFSGGPSVTIKSHHNVGGLPEKMGLKLVEPLRELFKDEVRALGRELGLPDSFIGRHPFPGPGLAIRCPGEITAEKLDILRKADAVYIDQIRKHGLYDEIWQAFVAILPVRTVGVMGDGRTYDYACALRAVTSVDGMTADYYPFSHDFLGETATRIINEVKGINRVTYDITSKPPGTIEWE; this is encoded by the coding sequence ATGACCCAGCATCAGCGCCTCCTCATCATTGATTTCGGATCTCAGGTCACCCAGCTTATCGCGCGCCGCCTGCGAGAGCTGGACGTGTATTGCGAGATCCACCCCTATCAGAACGTCACCGACGCCACGCTGGCCGAGATCGCACCGCGCGCGGTGATCCTGTCCGGCGGCCCGGACAGCGTGACCCGCGAAGGAAGCCCCCGCGCGCCGGATGCGCTCTGGTCGATGGGCGTGCCGGTTTTCGGCATCTGCTATGGCCAGCAGGTGATGATGACCCAGCTTGGCGGCCGGGTCGAGGCGGGCCATCACGCCGAATATGGCCGCGCCTTCGTCACGCCTGCGCCGGGCCACAGGAAGGACGGCATCTTTGCCGGGCTGTCCGACCGCGAACAGGTCTGGATGAGCCATGGCGACCGGGTCACCGAACTCGCTCCCGGCTTCGAGGTGATCGGCACCTCGCCCAACGCGCCCTTCGCCATCACCGCCGACGAATCGCGCGGTTTCTTCGCCGTGCAGTTCCACCCCGAGGTGCACCACACCCCGAACGGCAAGACCATGCTGGAAAACTTCATCCGCATGGCGGGCTTCACCGGCGACTGGACCATGGCCGCTTACCGGGATGAGGCGATCCGCAAGATCCGCGAACAGGTCGGCGACAAAAAGGTGATCTGCGGGCTGTCGGGCGGGGTGGATAGCAGCGTCGCCGCCGTGCTGATCCACGAAGCCATCGGCGATCAGCTCACCTGCGTCTTCGTCGATCACGGGCTGTTGCGGCTGAACGAGGCCGAGGAAGTCGTGACCATGTTCCGCGACAATTACAATATCCCGCTGATCCATGCCGACGAATCCGAACTGTTCATCGGCGCGCTCGAAGGCGTCTCGGATCCCGAGGTCAAACGCAAGACCATCGGCAGGCTGTTCATCGACGTGTTCCAGAAATACGCCAACGACATCGAGGGGGCCGAGTTCCTGGCACAAGGCACGCTCTATCCCGATGTGATCGAAAGCGTATCCTTCTCGGGCGGCCCCTCGGTCACCATCAAATCGCACCATAATGTCGGCGGCCTGCCCGAGAAGATGGGACTGAAACTGGTCGAACCCCTGCGCGAGCTGTTCAAGGACGAGGTCCGCGCCCTTGGCCGCGAACTGGGCCTGCCGGACAGCTTCATTGGCCGCCACCCCTTCCCCGGCCCCGGTCTCGCGATCCGCTGCCCCGGAGAGATCACCGCCGAAAAGCTGGACATCCTGCGCAAGGCCGACGCCGTCTATATCGACCAGATCCGCAAGCATGGCCTCTACGACGAGATCTGGCAGGCCTTCGTGGCCATCCTGCCGGTGCGGACCGTCGGCGTGATGGGCGACGGGCGTACTTATGACTATGCCTGCGCGCTGCGCGCGGTGACCTCGGTCGATGGGATGACGGCGGATTACTATCCGTTCAGCCACGACTTTCTGGGCGAAACCGCGACGCGGATCATCAACGAGGTGAAGGGCATCAACCGGGTGACTTACGACATCACCTCGAAACCCCCCGGCACGATCGAGTGGGAGTGA
- a CDS encoding cytochrome P450, whose protein sequence is MSGRFPARVRLANRPAGMIATVMMARRNVLEIIPELAVNQPIVSGKTGIRWHMVMDPESLRVILKDRVEDYPKSVATKLILNPAVGESLFVAEGAHWRWQRRAVAPAFAARHVTALGPVMSAAASASIRRLEAAEGPVDLFAETVAATFEVISDVTLSGDEGFDRDIVHHAINGYVAQTAKVSLMDVMGLPGWLPRPGRIFSGRELKRMKGIADRAIAARAAAGRDGAPDLLDLLLDAEDPETGRRMNRDELRDNLLTFIVAGHETTALTLAWALYLCAFDPEVQQRAAAEAQAVLGDRIATAADVAALPYIERIVNEALRLYPPAAFLSRTAQAHDRLGGREVRPGDTVMLPIYALHRNRLLWENPDGFDPDRFETAPDRFAFLPFGAGPRICIGANFAIQEAVIILSSLLARFRFDSIPGRAPQPRMILTLRPDGGVWLNVSRR, encoded by the coding sequence ATGAGCGGGCGCTTTCCCGCGCGCGTCAGGCTGGCCAACCGGCCCGCAGGTATGATCGCCACGGTGATGATGGCGCGGCGCAACGTGCTGGAGATCATTCCCGAGCTGGCGGTGAACCAGCCCATCGTCTCGGGCAAGACCGGGATCCGCTGGCATATGGTGATGGACCCCGAAAGCCTGCGCGTCATCCTGAAGGACCGGGTCGAGGATTATCCGAAATCGGTCGCGACCAAGCTGATCCTGAACCCCGCCGTCGGTGAAAGCCTCTTCGTCGCCGAGGGGGCGCATTGGCGCTGGCAGAGGCGGGCGGTGGCGCCGGCCTTTGCGGCGCGCCATGTCACCGCGCTCGGCCCGGTGATGAGTGCCGCCGCAAGCGCCAGCATCCGGCGGCTTGAGGCGGCTGAGGGGCCGGTGGATCTGTTCGCCGAGACGGTGGCGGCGACATTCGAGGTGATCTCGGATGTGACCCTGTCCGGCGACGAGGGGTTCGACCGCGATATCGTGCATCACGCCATCAATGGCTATGTCGCGCAGACGGCAAAGGTCTCGTTGATGGATGTGATGGGGCTGCCGGGCTGGCTGCCGCGACCGGGGCGGATCTTTTCGGGGCGCGAGCTGAAGCGCATGAAGGGGATCGCCGACCGGGCCATTGCCGCGCGTGCGGCGGCGGGCCGCGACGGGGCGCCGGATCTGCTGGATCTGTTGCTGGATGCGGAAGACCCGGAGACCGGGCGCCGCATGAATCGCGACGAGCTGCGCGACAACCTGCTGACCTTCATCGTCGCCGGCCATGAGACGACGGCGCTGACGCTGGCCTGGGCGCTGTATCTCTGCGCCTTCGATCCCGAGGTGCAGCAACGCGCCGCCGCCGAGGCACAGGCGGTTCTGGGCGATCGCATCGCCACCGCCGCGGATGTGGCAGCGCTGCCCTATATCGAGAGGATCGTGAACGAAGCGCTGCGGCTGTATCCTCCAGCCGCCTTCCTGTCGCGCACGGCGCAGGCTCATGACCGGCTGGGCGGGCGCGAGGTGCGGCCCGGCGACACGGTGATGCTGCCGATCTATGCGCTGCACCGCAATCGCCTGCTATGGGAGAACCCGGACGGCTTCGATCCCGACCGGTTCGAGACGGCGCCAGACCGTTTTGCCTTCCTGCCCTTCGGCGCCGGCCCGCGGATCTGCATCGGCGCGAATTTCGCCATTCAGGAGGCGGTCATTATCCTGTCATCGCTGCTCGCGCGGTTCCGCTTTGACAGCATCCCCGGACGCGCCCCGCAGCCGCGCATGATCCTGACGCTGCGCCCCGATGGCGGGGTCTGGCTGAACGTGTCGCGCCGCTGA
- a CDS encoding cation transporter: MSGCCGHNASFDGVSADYKRRLWIVIALNAAMFVVEMAAGQAAKSQALKADALDFFGDALTYGISLAVIGASVKLRSMAALAKGISLAAMGLFVFGSTLWRVFYTTTPTAEIMGVVGFLALAANLASVALLVRYKDGDANVRSVWLCSRNDAIGNVAVMVAALGVWGTATGWPDLIVAGIMAGLFLSSSFQIVRQALAERRAEAAGQGHAHDQVHDHDHDHTQDHGHGHAH, from the coding sequence ATGAGCGGATGTTGCGGACATAACGCCAGTTTCGACGGCGTGTCGGCGGATTACAAAAGGCGGCTATGGATCGTGATCGCGTTGAATGCGGCCATGTTCGTGGTCGAGATGGCGGCGGGTCAGGCCGCGAAGTCGCAGGCGCTGAAAGCCGATGCGCTGGATTTCTTTGGCGATGCGCTGACCTACGGGATCTCGCTGGCCGTGATCGGCGCGTCGGTGAAGCTTCGCAGCATGGCGGCGCTGGCCAAGGGGATCAGCCTGGCCGCGATGGGGCTGTTCGTCTTCGGTTCGACCCTCTGGCGGGTGTTCTACACCACCACCCCGACGGCCGAGATCATGGGCGTGGTCGGCTTCCTCGCGCTCGCGGCCAATCTGGCGAGCGTGGCCCTGCTGGTGCGCTATAAGGATGGCGATGCGAATGTGCGCTCGGTCTGGCTGTGTTCGCGCAACGATGCGATCGGCAATGTGGCGGTGATGGTGGCGGCGCTTGGCGTCTGGGGCACGGCGACCGGCTGGCCGGATCTGATCGTGGCCGGAATCATGGCCGGGCTGTTCCTGTCCTCGTCCTTCCAGATCGTGCGGCAGGCGCTGGCCGAGCGCCGCGCCGAGGCGGCGGGGCAGGGTCACGCGCATGACCAAGTCCACGACCACGATCACGACCACACGCAGGACCACGGGCACGGCCACGCGCACTAG